The nucleotide sequence TCAGTCCAAGTAATGGATCGAAATGTAAAAAAAGGAATCCATTTAAATCGAGCGGCTAGCTAAACTTGAACTTTTAATGAGTTAAATGTTCCTAAGCTGTTCTAAGCTAACAAACTTCTAAATTATCATTGAGATTTGGCCAATTGTCTCGTGGTTGCGTTTAAATTTGGACTAAAACTTACTGGACTGCTACGTTTCGTTAAGGACTAAAATGTGATTTGGACTGTTTTTTCATTGGTTTGGAAGACTTCGATTTTTGTTGGGTTTTCTGTTTGCTTTATTGAGAACTTGGAACTTCTTTCGaaagttttcaatttgattttagtCATTTTTTTTACGTACCGATCATAACCCGGGCTGGGACTGCATTCCATTCCAGCCAAAATGTGATAAACGACGAGGTGACCAATATAATGCCAGGTATGAAAACGGTTGTAAAATAATACGCACGATCACGGGTAAATGTCAACTCGACCTGTAGGCAACTGTAATTACCTTAAGAAACAAGGCCGGAATTATGCATTATGCAAATTCGGCCAAGGGttaacacacgcacacacacagagacaaacagagagagagagatagagagataTATAGATAGAGAGGCCTAATTGTAGGAACTATACTCCGCTAAGGACCTTACACTAGCCTGTACTTTtcccgattttttttttgtgttggctTACTTTGGCTAAACTATACTCGTACTTTCAGAAGGAAACAAATATGTAATGTTAAAAGTGAACTAAACTTGTGGTTCGGTAATTTAGGTAATGCTTTCCAGATTTTTTGGGTGGGATGGCTCTCATTCAAGGTACAGAACCCATGCAGCAAACCTTAAAATCTAGAATCCTTTTGGTGTGGGCATACTTTGAGTGGGCACtgtatttcaaatatatatgtttattacTACTACGTTGGCcgcattgaaatgaaatggaaaagtgaCAATTAGAAATcataaaatgtacaaattaCATTACAGAAGGGCAATCGAAAAAGGCAAATGCTACGAAAGGCGGAAAGAAAATCAATTCTCAATGGCGtacaaaattgatttttggtTCGGTTAATTTCTTAAAAGTACGTATTTTTATTAAGAgtatttggttttgtttggtgTGAGAGATATAGAGAGCGAGGGCAAAAATTGGTTATGGTTTTTGGTatggtttttcattttgtttaaattgattgattggttttttttttggtattgtTACCTATCATCGATCTAGCTGGCACGGCATTCCATTCTAGCCAGAAAGTTATAAAGGACGACGTCACCAATATAATGCCGGGTATAAAAACGGTGGTGAAATAGAATGCACGATCTCTGGTAAAGATTAAATCGACCCTAAGACAGCTGTAGTTCCCTAGGGGCattattttttgcatttcgggtttttgtttttgttggttgATTTgtagcgttttttttttttttataaaagagTAGGTGTGGGAAGGTAGACAAAGAGTAGACCATTAGATAGGCATTGgatttacaatatttttgtagATTCTTTGCTAAAATGTATAAGCTGCAAAAGCAAGTCTAGCCAAGATCTGAGACTACGTAagtaaataagaaaaataattattattttaaagccAAGCCAAAGAATGGAGTACTAAACTGAGAAGGTCCGTTTTGCACGAAAAAACCTAAAATAATTGTATGGAATTTGCCGTTTTTGTATGTTGTACAAAGTAAATACCAGTTTACCATCAAAAACACTACGATTACTAAAGAGCAAAACATTTCCCGGTTGTAATTTCTTTGGCTAATACAAAGTATAAGCAAATGAAGTGATTGGCATTCGATTACTGGCAATTGCGATCCCAATGACTTACCTCTCCAGCTGTTCTGATCGCAGGCCGTCGTTTGATTCTTGATTAAGTACGCGTTCAATGTGGTCAGCGAAGGACTCTTCCGCAGAGTGTCCTCATCGTTTTTCCAGACGTACTTGATTTGGGCCTCCTCGTAGGAAACTGTACGATAGATGAAAGAGAAATTCAGCTTTAAGAATCACTGCTTCGCACAATTGGATTAGATTCTCAGCCCCCGCAAGTAATCCCAtcacaatattattaattaattagatTTATCTAAATAGGCGGGCACACACAAATGCATATTGTCTGGGCCATTTGTTTTGGGGACTCTAGGGGGGCCAGACccagtaaattaaatcatatttgACAAACAAGCCGTGACAAGCGGGCAAAAGGCGAAATGCGAAAGGCACAGCACTTCGATGGATGTTTTGCCACTCATAGATGACAATCTCGGCAGGAAccgacatcatcatcatcttcctCTCAAAGTAATTTACGATGTGGCTCACGTTCTTAGCCGATGTTTCCAAGCGGGTTGGGAACCGGAAACAACTTTCGCAAAACAATGTAAAGACAAAAACGCCACAACAAGGCTGACTGTTGTGTGTGTATGACGATGTGTGTgggtatgtgtgcgtgtggcaGGCAGTCAGCCTTGTTAGTCACTTTGTCAGCTTTTGTCGTTTAGCCCCCTTCGGCCCCATCGCCTCCTCCATTGTTGCAtgaacacacatacacacacacacacacacaaagaagCAAATAGGCAAATGCAGATGGTGGCTAAGATTTCCCATGAGTGGCAGTCAACACGCTCGCCTGCCCATCTTTTTATCATCAGGACGTCAACATCTTGAGGTTCCCTCTCAACACTTTGAAATTGTCACATCATTTATACATTAATCCCACTTCAGTtgtattgttttaaaaatacattacTCTCAACACTTGCTTGTGACATCTTTCTTTATGTAATccaatataattttaatttcaatggcAATTTAAGTTCCAGCCACCTTTAGAGGTATAatcatattttcattatattatGTTTGATTCAGTTATAGCATCACTAATATTCAGAATTTTGTCTATAAACTGCCCAGATATTCGTATTTCTTAaaagatatttattttaagtatttctttaaaaatgaGAATAACTTACTGCTCTCCATGGAGAAGGAACACTTGGGGTCATCGAATGGAAATATATGAAGACTTCCCTGGCAGGATAAGATCAGGTGACGTCTACagggaaaattgcaaaaaattggtttaattaaatatacaaatacatcACTTTTTCATGTGCATAAAAACTTcatattttctgttaaattttcaagttcaaattcaattcaatttaaattttcttgaATTCAAAGAGCTATTTTCTGCCTATGTGCTAAATTCTCTAGAAAAAtattaactttaaaataattaatatagtTTATCCTTAATATATTTgtgaattttgttttcaatgcATAACtatagtaaaatatttttgaccTTATAATTCTTTGAATTTAGTCCCCGAGCAATTTCATGCTTGTCTTTGCCACTTAAAATtggtttaaataaatatacaaatacatcACTTTTTCATGTGCATAAAAACTTCATATCTTCTGTTAAATTTTCAAGttcaaattcatttcaatttaaattctatTGATTTCACAGAGCTATTGTCTGCCTATGGGCTAAATTCTCtaggaaaatatttactttagaATAATTAATATAGTTTATCCTTAATATATTTgtgaattttgttttcaatgcATAACtatagtaaaatatttttgactttataattctttgaattttttccCCGAGCAATTTCATGCTTGTCTTTGCCACTTAATATCACGCTTTGTTCGGCAACATCAATTCATAATTTTCCACCCCGTGTCGCTGTCGCTTTTCCAGCAAGTTTTTCCGACGTTTCTCCTTGTCGGCTATGCAAACAGCAAAAGGGAAATGCTGGACCAGAAAATGCTGGGGAAAGtaaattgcaactgcaacttatATTAATTGCTGGACGACACTTTTGCGCCATGCAGTCAATTGGAAAAGTtctgttgaattaaaaatgtagACAAGTTGGCAAAACGAGAGGCAGTGAGCGAGAAAAGGGAAGGGTAAGACAAACAAGAGCATCCAACAAATGTTGGTCATATTGTGAAAAGTTCCTCGCTTTTTTTCCCCATACGAGCATGCATTTTGCAGCTGGCGAGGAATTGGGATATATGTACTTTGTACCtgggcaaatatttacataccTACTTTCACTTTACATTTTACTCATATTCACCTATTTTCCAGCCTTCTACATTTCTTGTGCTATTTTTCATTACGGCCTCGTATGTTTGCCTGGCTAGCTTTTGGTATATATTTTGTGTGCCCTTTCCTCAAATTTTCCGCTAGCCAGCAAGCTagcgagcaaaaaaaaaggtggaaaatTGAGCAAAAGCAAGTGAAAAAGCAAAgagaataaaaaaatattgccGCTTCGCCTGTCATCTTGCTATCCCTAATGAATATGAACTTTGAgcgaaaatttgcattttctggCGCCATTAAAGCCGCTTAGCCCGGCCTCGTCTCGTCGgattttgtataaaaaattcATTCATATTCAAATCGGGCTACAGAGCAGACACACACCTCATTGCGTACGTAATGGTCCCGTTCCGAAATATTCTTAAAGCGAAATGCATTGGTATGATGGGATCCTTGAAATCGCCATGCATAATGAAATACGTATCCGGCGTCCAGATGCTATCATGATGATGCAGAGCATTTAAGAAGTCATAATGAGACTTATTGCCATATTGCAGTCGCGGATCGTTCCATTGCTGGTTCAGCAGAAATTCAACCTCGTATTTCTGCAAGCAATCaattcaatataaataaaatatttattacattttcacAATCCATCCGCAGGACTCACCAAACTGCTTTCGTCGGGCGATGCTAAGCTCAGGAGCAGCACGTTCACGTTCACCGTCAGAGTGCCTATTAAAAAAGGATTTCAATTCACACGGTTGTGGTCTACttaacatatattttattgaagtGCCAAGTgccagaaaaataaaatgtttaactaCCCGGAGAGGCGATAAATGCAAAATGTCTACTGAAAATTTGATTATGGAAATGTACAACTTAATCATCTTTCATCAAACTAAATAAGATGGAGATTGACTGCTCCAAAGAACTCATCATTGAGTAATAAGACGAAATctataaaaaatcaaaaggcAGTAAGAAAAGAAGACTTCATACTTGAAAATAAGATAGGTCATCGAATGAAAGTAAGAAGTACAGATACAAAGTGCATctacataatataaaaatccGCGAGAGTACACCAACCGCGATTGTGTGGTCTCCGTGCATTTTGATTAGTTGCCATATCGGGCGATTGCAAGCCACAGCAAAAGTCTTCATCTGCAAAAACGAATTGAATTAGATTGAATCATTTCGAGAACAAATGTTTAACTTTAATCTCATCAGTTTTTCCGATCTAAACCATTCTCttgcattgttattttataCTTTCCATTCGTAACAAAAGCAATTTTCCAACCGCTCAAAGAATGTCATGTAATGATTTTCCAAAGTATAAGCATGTCGAAGAAAATGTAATTGCATTGCATAGATGGTTTGGCTCAAGATAGTGGCCACCCGAACCCCAAAGTTTCCACATCTTTTGTGCATCACATCCATGGCCGTGGAGCCATTaactttaattgattttatagTGTCCATATGTCGTGGCCTGGCTCCTCCAATTGTTGTCTGCAGGATGTCATTTGGCAACCCCTCTTACGAAAGCAACTCTTAATGGCACAAACACTGTGTGTAGTTTTTCCCCAGTCTCCACTTAGTAAAATTGGACATTTAATCGCAACAATGTAAAAATGGCGGATAATTTCTGAAACTTCTTACCATTTACAGGCGGCAGTAATCGTTTATCGTAGCGCTTCTTCTCAAGCAGTAAATCTAATATTTCCTTATCCGAACTGGACTCATCAAATCTGTAGAACACGAGaaaatcattttgaaaatttatagACCTTATTACGATCAGTGTTGTTAACTTGTGTTAGTAATTGACAAAATATAAAGTTGTTATTTTCCCAAGGAATCTTTTATGTACAACAGTTTTGTGTGCTGTTTTCAAGTAGATGGGAAGATTTTAAGCCGAACAATTAAAGTATAATATCAAAGAACTCATAAGTAGGTAAGCAGttaaaataatacaattttttaaattctttaatgaGAGTCTAAGAACTCCTTTAGGTTttagaaattctaaaaattATCTCTTAATCCAGAGAGAGTAAAATAGTTGACTTGCTATGAAGTAGTTGGCaaagcattttattttatgcaaCTCATAAAGTTTATTTCAAATTGCATGCATAACATCAGCAGAACGAAGCTGAGAAAAACCAATTACCTCAACTGGAAatcaaataaactaaaaaaactATAGTGTGTGCAGAAAACGAAACTTAATAATTCCAGAAAGAGAGATAACGAAAAACTCGAGTTTTCTCTTTTTCCGAATAATTCTCAGCTTttggtatttctttttttttagagatGGAAGGAGGTGTGCATTAACTTACTTCGACCAATCGATGCCATGACTGAAAGAatttcaaaaaggaaaaaataaatagaacaATTTTTGTACGTGTTGTGAAAAGGATTGCCAGGCGATACAGAATGAAAGAAATATGAAGAGATAGATGGATAGTTGGGAAAATAGAGAGGCTGTGTGGGCGAGTTGAAGGtaacaaaatcaaatggcaGTATTCCGAAATGAATTGGGGTGTTCTAATGAATTCACCGAGTTCGCCCCGAATCTAGGACTTGTAGTACCGATTCAAAATTGTTGATAAGTTCATAGGGCACCTATATAATATAGTAGTCTGATCCTGCTCGTTTCGACTTAGATACTAAAGTTTAAAGCAGATAGCGTTAGGACTAAGAGGCTAGAAACGGACGCACATGACAGGCGGAGAAACGGATACCCTGTACAAACTATATCAGGCTGTTGATactgatcaaaaatatatatgctaaATAAGCTCGGATTGCCGAATCTAGATTCCTTCTATGTccatatttcaattaaaagaaTTCAAGGCGAACTTTTGGCTTTGCGTGACTCTGTACTGATATTATGCGATTTATCCTGCACTCACATGGGATGCTTGTCGAGGGCACCCGTCTCCGACTGCGTGGCAGCTGCCGTGGACGCGGTGGTCAGATAACAAAGCATCAGGAGCACACTGGAGGCGGCGTAGAAGCTGATCGACTGGCTGTAGTGCTTGTAGTGCTGGCCGAGATACTGGAAGGCGGCTGCCGAGGTGGCCGCTGCAGTAGCGCCGACATTCGCAATGATGGCCGCTGACATGGTGGCGGGCATTTGGGTCTCGGCATACGGATGTTCTTGCCACGCCCGGTACGCTAGGGGCTGGCGATCCTGGACAGGACTCAGGTCCTCGTGCTTTTGGAGCGTTTTCGCTAGGGCGGCGAGGGCGTGAAAATGCAGGGATATTGCCGAAAGTTTGGTGATGCTTGCAGGATGCGCTGCAGGATCTGGCTGGCGCCTCCGCCGGCGGACATTGTGTTGCTGCCAATGCTGCCCATCCTCATGCCGCTCGGCGACTTGAATCGTTGTTGCCGCAATATCGATTCCGATTCTGCCCGCCGCCGTATCGACAATGGATCCTTGCCGCGCCAACGCGTCCTCGCCTTCGTCCTTGTGCGTTTCAGCCACTTGACTACTACTGTGCTTGTTGTTCTCCTGACGTGCCTGCCGTATCGTTAAAAGCACTTGAGCCGCCGCCTTCAGATGTTCGGGCCCGGTTGCTGGCTCTTTTTGGGCCTCAGCCtctgtttcagtttctgtttctgctcCTGCGTCTGTTGCTATTGCTACTACTGCTGCTACTTCTGTTTGTGTTTCGGTTTGCGTTTTATGGTTTTGTTGATAGTTATCCTTGATTTTGATGTCCTCAGCTGGCTTGTCGTTGTTTCCTCTGACAGCGACCTTGCCTCTGGTCCCCGCTGCTgctttttccgcttttccacgGCATTGGTTGCGCCTCAGTTGCCTGCTTCTCGGTTTGTGGGGCTGCTCTTTGGCCGCTTCAAAGACGCAGCCCATGTTACGAAAACTGCAAAGAAAGGGGTATTATTTTTACGATATGTCAATCACTTTCCTATCTTATACACTTTACTTTAAGAAATATTgctaaagaaaatataactttGGTAATATTACGTTTCCTGACTCTTATTTAAGATTAAACAAATAATGTGGACATTTATTGCCATCAAAATgtacttttttaatttaaaacattcaAACGTATTgaaagaattttaaaatattgaaaatactttataataaaataattaaaagtcAGAACAATTAGGTAAGgtgcaatatttataatcaGAAATTCGTACAAGTAAACGACTGTCAAAATGCcgttcacaaatatttttgagAAATACTATGAGAAAGCTGTTTTGTCGCGGTTTCAATTTAACTGCACCCCCGCCAAACTAATTAACCTCGGCGAAAGCAATTCGCGCGTCACAATctgaaataaaaatctatcgTCACCCACTTGATTGTCGTTCCAATGACTTGGCTGCATCAACACTCGCGGCGGTACATATAGGATTTGATTGATGTGGCAATATTGGATTGCTTCGGCCCAACGACCACGCCCACCTGCGTGCACACCCAGCCGTAAATGTCAGTTGCCAAAATAACATGGAGTTCTGTAACGGATTTACGACTGCCACAGGAAAACTTTAATTTTCCAGGTAATTTCAAGCAAAAGCTGGCACTTCGTACAATTCCATGATATTAGTTGACTGCAGCGTTTTCACAAATTACATGGACAAGTCTCCTTGTTGAGGACTCGTGATAGGCTAAAGCATGAATATAATAAGGTGTATATCCACTCTTATGAGATATATCTTTATTACCATAAAGATACataatatatagtatataatatataatatatacataaatccTAGTCAAGCTCAAACTAATTTTAGTAGTaatatttcacatttattaAAGGTACAAGGTATGTACTTTCTAAGTCTCAAGCTGTTATCCCTAATTCAACtgaaaaatgttgccaaaagTGATAAAACTAGTTTGGTCTACCATAGTGCAAGCGGTTTAGGCCAGAACCAAAAAACGAATGTCAGTCAGGCAGTCAATGGGCCAAAcgaatttttattgttgcctGTCAAAGGCTGTCTTTTCGCTGCCTCTCGGTTGTTGCCAATTCAGTGGTTGTCAGCTTGTGGCCAACTCAGGAAtgaatgcaattttcatttcgaCCAAAAGTGTACATATGTGTAGTCTTCAAGTAAGTACAAGTTGGGCtatattttgacatttttccaaCATGCAAAGACCTAAACGGCCATTGCTCCAAGTGAAATGAATACCGACCttagaaattcaatttccgATTTTGGGCTAAATAAAACTGAAGAATAAAACGACATCCATTGAGAACGGAGTGATTTGGGTCTGATAAGTTATTTTGGTACACATGCCGTGCATGTTTGAACACatgttttttaaatgaaatataatcGGCTTTTGTACAATTCGCATAAGCTGCTTAagaaaactttattttaatacTGTTGGTAGAAGTTTACAGATTAAGAATCCAGAAAACATGGAAGCAAACCGCACTCAATTTAAACTTGATTGTCCGAACAGCTTATTCTCAACCATATGGAAAAGCCAGTGAAAAACTTTGACATGAGTGAGTCGGTTCTCTGTCTTTCTCCCCATTTCCACTTTTAATCAAAGAAAAACCGCAGAAAACGCAGACAAACCCACTAAAGCGGGTACTCAGTGGCTTTGGGTTATCCGTTAGCCACCGTATTCAGGGTCTTCATTATACATTTATTCGATTTTTACGTGACTTTGGCCATAAAGCACAAAAATAAACCCCAAGACAGTAGATAGCAAAAGTAATAGGCATAGAAACTAGGCAAAGTCAAAGAAGTGGGCTCGTAAATGGGTCCCATATACAAATTGCTACCGATACAGTTTATACGTGTTTTCCTTGACCCCATAcacatgcatatacatatacatatatagctaTACTCACTCACCCACATGTGTCAGGACAATTATTGGCCTCAATCTATTTTAAACGCTTGTGTTCGACTTTTCATTTGTTTCCGTGGTGTTGCACCAAAATTGTCAAAACTTTAACTGAATGAGCAAACTTTTCGGGCAAAGCAGAATGCTTTGagcagcgaaaaaaaataagggtAGAAGATATAAAAATGACTGACCATAGATCAGTTCACAACTGGCTTCCTTTGAATCCTTCCTGGCCCTCCCCGCTGATATCCTTCATGGCTTCCGGGGCATAAATTTACACAAACCGCGCTCGAGAGTCCGACGACTGCAGTTTGGCCAAAGTTAATCCTGCCATCGTCTGGCGGCCGGAAACGGCGCCAACTGACAGCCCAAGCCAACAACTAACCCGAAACACAACCAATCCTTTCACATCCCTTCGTCCCTTTCCTCGTTCTGGCCTTAGTCTATAGTCTATTTCGttgtgcatttcatttttcgcTCTCGactttttcatatttttagtggagcAACTTTTCATATTCCGCATCTGAATCTTTATTTTGTATCTCCATTTTGTTGGACTGCGACTTGTTCAgtcaatttaataatttgctGCTAGTTTTTGCCTCCCCTCTACAAATTTTTTGACACTGTGGGGATTTGCCAGCAAcattatttgcatactttttgggcGGGCACTTTTGTTGCGGTGGCCACATGTCGGATACTTAATATCCCTCTGACCAACAAACATTTCGAGCACGTTTTGTGCTGGATCAGCTTTAATGCCCTAATTTGCAATTTTGCCCAAATCAAGCGGCAATCCAATTAGATGGCAGTCCGACACTTTTGAAGCTGGCCAGagttaattgaaaattccattaaatttGATGGAAGCGAAACTATTTGTCGGGATGAGTAATTGCAATTCACAGCTGATGTTCAGTGGGAAAGAGTTCGTTGGTAATTGGAGTAATTCCAATTTAGTTAAATGAAGTTGCGATCTCAATTTTATAATGGATTATCTGCTAACGcttttataaattatgaaGCGATTCAGGTAACCAAAACTGCTGAATTAGGTCTTTAAGGTGATTCCATTTACCCAAATCTCTTTTGTCGAAAAACCTTTTaaggaaaatattcaaaaattgcCGTAAAGGAACAAGGCTCGGTCACAGACCAATGGGTAAGCtcagtaaacaaaaaaaaataaataaaaactttaccCACAACAATAGCAACGAGCAACAATTACAAACAACTTGTTATCGATTTTTTGAGCTTCAGTGTTTGCCATGGCGCCATTGTTCGAAGTCACGAACTTTCCAGTGACAGAAAAGACAAGAGCAAAATAAAGTTGATTAAACCCATTGAAAATATTCCCTGACTTTTAACGTAGCCTATATAGCCACGTATATACGAAGATTGTGGGCGGCAAACCAGAAAGGCTAAATGGGGGCATTGTTGTGTTGAAGGCAGCTCAACAAATTATGAATGTGGACAACTCAACAAATTGAGAATTTATCCATTGTTCTGAACAGAGAGAAAATCTTTTAACAAGTAAAGTGAAATGCCTACTAAATAGCATTTGAAGAATGTTACGTTCTTATTTAACAGTTTACTCTTTATTACAATTATATTCtggaatttttatttgacaGTTCATTAACAACCATCCATGTTAATTTTTCTGATGATATacctttttttaaaaatatatattcttatataaattttacaaaattctCTCCGTGTTTTAATGGTCGTATATTAGGTTAATCCTTTAGTTCTGGTCATCCTACATTTACATCGATGTCCTGTGCTTCAATCAAATTGAAACTGCATACAtgaaattcatatttaatgaGCTTAGTTCACCGCTGGCCATAATGGACCATAATCTGTTGcattaaaagttattaaaatgtCATGGCAAATACCAAAATTGCATGGCCTGGCAAATGTGGTAATTGAAGAAGGGCACTTGACCCACTTTtcccagccagccagcaaattgaaattggaaaTTGGCAGTAAGAGCAATCTGCATGCTGGCATGCC is from Drosophila melanogaster chromosome 3L and encodes:
- the pHCl-1 gene encoding pH-sensitive chloride channel 1, isoform P, which translates into the protein MGCVFEAAKEQPHKPRSRQLRRNQCRGKAEKAAAGTRGKVAVRGNNDKPAEDIKIKDNYQQNHKTQTETQTEVAAVVAIATDAGAETETETEAEAQKEPATGPEHLKAAAQVLLTIRQARQENNKHSSSQVAETHKDEGEDALARQGSIVDTAAGRIGIDIAATTIQVAERHEDGQHWQQHNVRRRRRQPDPAAHPASITKLSAISLHFHALAALAKTLQKHEDLSPVQDRQPLAYRAWQEHPYAETQMPATMSAAIIANVGATAAATSAAAFQYLGQHYKHYSQSISFYAASSVLLMLCYLTTASTAAATQSETGALDKHPIFDESSSDKEILDLLLEKKRYDKRLLPPVNDEDFCCGLQSPDMATNQNARRPHNRGTLTVNVNVLLLSLASPDESSLKYEVEFLLNQQWNDPRLQYGNKSHYDFLNALHHHDSIWTPDTYFIMHGDFKDPIIPMHFALRIFRNGTITYAMRRHLILSCQGSLHIFPFDDPKCSFSMESISYEEAQIKYVWKNDEDTLRKSPSLTTLNAYLIKNQTTACDQNSWRGNYSCLQVELTFTRDRAYYFTTVFIPGIILVTSSFITFWLEWNAVPARVMIGVTTMLNFFTTSNGFRSTLPVVSNLTAMNVWDGVCMCFIYASLLEFVCVNYVGRKRPLHNVVYRPGENPVTQGEKRQNAGAPNEIVACTTCGGSNSPCTHSANNGCATETCFVQVRKKEPPHPIRVAKTIDVIARITFPTAYAIFLIFFFVHYKGFS
- the pHCl-1 gene encoding pH-sensitive chloride channel 1, isoform I; protein product: MGCVFEAAKEQPHKPRSRQLRRNQCRGKAEKAAAGTRGKVAVRGNNDKPAEDIKIKDNYQQNHKTQTETQTEVAAVVAIATDAGAETETETEAEAQKEPATGPEHLKAAAQVLLTIRQARQENNKHSSSQVAETHKDEGEDALARQGSIVDTAAGRIGIDIAATTIQVAERHEDGQHWQQHNVRRRRRQPDPAAHPASITKLSAISLHFHALAALAKTLQKHEDLSPVQDRQPLAYRAWQEHPYAETQMPATMSAAIIANVGATAAATSAAAFQYLGQHYKHYSQSISFYAASSVLLMLCYLTTASTAAATQSETGALDKHPIHGIDWSKFDESSSDKEILDLLLEKKRYDKRLLPPVNGTLTVNVNVLLLSLASPDESSLKYEVEFLLNQQWNDPRLQYGNKSHYDFLNALHHHDSIWTPDTYFIMHGDFKDPIIPMHFALRIFRNGTITYAMRRHLILSCQGSLHIFPFDDPKCSFSMESISYEEAQIKYVWKNDEDTLRKSPSLTTLNAYLIKNQTTACDQNSWRGNYSCLRVDLIFTRDRAFYFTTVFIPGIILVTSSFITFWLEWNAVPARSMIGVTTMLNFFTTSNGFRSTLPVVSNLTAMNVWDGVCMCFIYASLLEFVCVNYVGRKRPLHNVVYRPGENPVTQRLPAVLSRIGVILASPLPGEKRQNAGAPNEIVACTTCGGSNSPCTHSANNGCATETCFVQVRKKEPPHPIRVAKTIDVIARITFPTAYAIFLIFFFVHYKGFS
- the pHCl-1 gene encoding pH-sensitive chloride channel 1, isoform T, translated to MGCVFEAAKEQPHKPRSRQLRRNQCRGKAEKAAAGTRGKVAVRGNNDKPAEDIKIKDNYQQNHKTQTETQTEVAAVVAIATDAGAETETETEAEAQKEPATGPEHLKAAAQVLLTIRQARQENNKHSSSQVAETHKDEGEDALARQGSIVDTAAGRIGIDIAATTIQVAERHEDGQHWQQHNVRRRRRQPDPAAHPASITKLSAISLHFHALAALAKTLQKHEDLSPVQDRQPLAYRAWQEHPYAETQMPATMSAAIIANVGATAAATSAAAFQYLGQHYKHYSQSISFYAASSVLLMLCYLTTASTAAATQSETGALDKHPIHGIDWSKFDESSSDKEILDLLLEKKRYDKRLLPPVNDEDFCCGLQSPDMATNQNARRPHNRGTLTVNVNVLLLSLASPDESSLKYEVEFLLNQQWNDPRLQYGNKSHYDFLNALHHHDSIWTPDTYFIMHGDFKDPIIPMHFALRIFRNGTITYAMRRHLILSCQGSLHIFPFDDPKCSFSMESISYEEAQIKYVWKNDEDTLRKSPSLTTLNAYLIKNQTTACDQNSWRGNYSCLRVDLIFTRDRAFYFTTVFIPGIILVTSSFITFWLEWNAVPARSMIGVTTMLNFFTTSNGFRSTLPVVSNLTAMNVWDGVCMCFIYASLLEFVCVNYVGRKRPLHNVVYRPGENPVTQFFKFTAVYQGEKRQNAGAPNEIVACTTCGGSNSPCTHSANNGCATETCFVQVRKKEPPHPIRVAKTIDVIARITFPTAYAIFLIFFFVHYKGFS
- the pHCl-1 gene encoding pH-sensitive chloride channel 1, isoform O, producing the protein MGCVFEAAKEQPHKPRSRQLRRNQCRGKAEKAAAGTRGKVAVRGNNDKPAEDIKIKDNYQQNHKTQTETQTEVAAVVAIATDAGAETETETEAEAQKEPATGPEHLKAAAQVLLTIRQARQENNKHSSSQVAETHKDEGEDALARQGSIVDTAAGRIGIDIAATTIQVAERHEDGQHWQQHNVRRRRRQPDPAAHPASITKLSAISLHFHALAALAKTLQKHEDLSPVQDRQPLAYRAWQEHPYAETQMPATMSAAIIANVGATAAATSAAAFQYLGQHYKHYSQSISFYAASSVLLMLCYLTTASTAAATQSETGALDKHPIFDESSSDKEILDLLLEKKRYDKRLLPPVNGTLTVNVNVLLLSLASPDESSLKYEVEFLLNQQWNDPRLQYGNKSHYDFLNALHHHDSIWTPDTYFIMHGDFKDPIIPMHFALRIFRNGTITYAMRRHLILSCQGSLHIFPFDDPKCSFSMESISYEEAQIKYVWKNDEDTLRKSPSLTTLNAYLIKNQTTACDQNSWRGNYSCLRVDLIFTRDRAFYFTTVFIPGIILVTSSFITFWLEWNAVPARSMIGVTTMLNFFTTSNGFRSTLPVVSNLTAMNVWDGVCMCFIYASLLEFVCVNYVGRKRPLHNVVYRPGENPVTQASAAATPAMSMMGGATPMSSGTPAASSSVATPGTPRITDPEEFFGGGMRWQEAHGGIIGAAVQNLRARSIKRKAARSPSTSISPHPSGRPTEHIYEEPGGSTSGVTSTKVKFKDELKEEQPEEAESSTKLRRSVATSTPALVVRIEAEIDPEAEDKPIQDMEMTERQLSLPLKPPRRKASRSNSPASVYSDAFENVEATPGEKRQNAGAPNEIVACTTCGGSNSPCTHSANNGCATETCFVQVRKKEPPHPIRVAKTIDVIARITFPTAYAIFLIFFFVHYKGFS